CCGGTAAGTCCCTCTCCAATTGTAGAGATGTTTACCTACTTATACATTTTCAATGGGCCGAGCTGATGAACTACAAGTTGGCCTAAGATTTGGGCCAAAGTTTGGTCTAGAAAATAGAGGCCCAAACCTAGTATATATAATCAACCTTAGCTATAAAACTTGTTCTTCTCCCCctttaagttatgtgtattttttttgttttgtttggttgcgaatgagccacaagagaaaatataaattataaataggAAGATTCGAACCTGAGATATATCATACACAGATACTCAATCTTAACCATTAAGTTAAGATCTCATTCGATAATTATCACTAAACCGTTGTTGTAGACTATACTAATGAAGCCAATGTATGTAACAATGCAGGAGTTGAGGACATAGAAGTAGACATGGACACCCAGAAGGTAACCATAAAGGGTTACAGACTAGACGAAAGGAAAGTAATCAAGGCGATTAAGCGAACGGGCAAAGCAGCCGAACCATGGCCATTCCCTTCACATTCTCACTATGCTTCATTTTATAAGTACCCTTCCTACATTACAAACCATTACTACGACACTTCTAACGGCGCCGCCCCGAGTGTCCACGCGTTTTTC
This genomic stretch from Spinacia oleracea cultivar Varoflay chromosome 3, BTI_SOV_V1, whole genome shotgun sequence harbors:
- the LOC110782305 gene encoding heavy metal-associated isoprenylated plant protein 31, whose translation is MSMVEVLVPNLDCEGCASKLKKALYKLKGVEDIEVDMDTQKVTIKGYRLDERKVIKAIKRTGKAAEPWPFPSHSHYASFYKYPSYITNHYYDTSNGAAPSVHAFFHTPAVYSVAVASDEAVASMFSDDNPHACSIM